A window from Anser cygnoides isolate HZ-2024a breed goose chromosome 1, Taihu_goose_T2T_genome, whole genome shotgun sequence encodes these proteins:
- the CCDC89 gene encoding coiled-coil domain-containing protein 89 isoform X1: MDTATARLEWQQMGRGKQAPDSGSMAQDEREAGKASPTSDPEVGKDREDLTKGPEVLCEGPEEERSEKALLRARLEEQHRLICVLKKKADDARKRCKGLEQLNTELEKLRLEDAVKLKTQTQRIRHLEERFMDLASNHEKMIYFKNEHKKQNTQLWEENQRLRQENETLFSQALQEKEAEVFQLTAKAQNLSQQLDSLHKKCAYESRRAQERVKELLEAQSQQASAHAWEVDSLKQQLQCLQEEHQQLAAQVEHGESQQKAQDSELQAKLERANEEKEQLLNLAMERGKALQDKQREIVQLGKRLESAERARLRAEKRFVKDTAANYDQMVQELQQELESSKQAYSELSLQFDAYKKHSMALLAKEKELNVKLRHFKV, translated from the exons ATGGACACAGCAACCGCGCGCTTGGAGTGGCAACAAATGGGCAGAGGAAAACAAGCACCTG ACAGCGGCTCCATGGCTCAGGATGAGAGAGAAGCAGGGAAGGCCAGCCCCACAAGCGACCCGGAGGTGGGCAAGGACAGGGAAGATCTGACAAAAGGCCCGGAGGTGCTCTGCGAAGGCCCTGAAgaggagaggagtgagaagGCTCTGCTGCGGGCGCGCCTGGAAGAGCAGCATCGCCTCATCTGTGtgctgaagaagaaagcagatgaCGCACGCAAGCGCTGCAAAGGCCTGGAGCAGCTCAACACGGAACTGGAGAAACTGAGGCTGGAGGACGCCGtgaaactgaaaacacagaCCCAACGCATCCGGCACTTGGAGGAGCGCTTCATGGACCTGGCCAGCAACCACGAGAAAATGATCTACTTCAAGAATgagcacaagaagcagaacacGCAGCTGTGGGAGGAGAATCAGCGCCTGCGGCAGGAGAACGAGACTCTCTTTAGCCAAGCCCTGCAGGAGAAGGAAGCCGAAGTGTTCCAGCTCACTGCCAAGGCCCAAAATCTCTCGCAGCAGTTAGACTCCTTACACAAGAAATGCGCTTACGAGAGTCGCAGAGCCCAGGAGCGTgtgaaggagctgctggaagctCAGAGCCAGCAGGCGAGTGCCCATGCCTGGGAGGTCGATTcgctgaagcagcagctgcagtgcctCCAGGAGGAGCACCAACAACTTGCCGCGCAGGTAGAGCACGGAGAGAGCCAGCAGAAGGCTCAGGATAGCGAGCTGCAGGCCAAGCTGGAGAGGGCAAatgaggagaaagagcagctgCTGAACCTGGCCATGGAGAGGGGCAAAGCCCTGCAGGACAAGCAGCGGGAGATCGTGCAGCTGGGGAAGAGGCTGGAGAGTGCGGAGAGAGCCAGGCTGCGAGCAGAGAAGCGCTTTGTGAAAGACACAGCAGCAAACTATGATCAGATGGTCCAGGAGCTCCAGCAAGAGCTAGAGAGCAGCAAGCAGGCGTACAGCGAACTCTCGCTGCAGTTCGATGCCTACAAAAAGCACAGTATGGCTTTACTGGCCAAAGAAAAAGAGCTGAACGTCAAACTCCGTCACTTTAAAGTGTga
- the SYTL2 gene encoding synaptotagmin-like protein 2 has translation MIDLSFLTEEEQEAIMKVLQRDAELKKAEEERVRHLPEKVKDDVQLKNMSGQWFYEAKSKRHRDKIHGADIIRASMRRKPAAVAEASQSKSNKAKNSWVSNVNKEVVVPPELHGIVEHQEEEELKSSSSSKTVTSGLDKPEGRSMKAAVSPVKQRRNPFNSTVSGDNLSSGESENRPDILPQLSKKEILSPSIESQPKTNVLNDETETPKKPSVEPTDESQNGLVKRPIPKARKLVHKITDPVPQREDIVPKPAKRTQGVNGTGIPPRGILKRSSSSSSTDSEVRVNQMLDVQSKNSIPTITIFEGEVEKNTLTEEAEESTQISMEKLKQVRFSSSIGKRESLQSPQIHHSKETGELDLLESGEIKTSVNDAVGTDSLGNKQTSTVKPLGTHSSSVHVKTHSLQEDKSASSPCDTNGSAFLVNKTFQTKIVTPKKLETPQKTSTNILSDSNKELSVDETRENKSNQSLSRESKSLKNSTDERLLSAETKAHEVSNTNSAALQQGKPDLVEERDAKHTFEPDRHADEFVKVADESVSKVLDWFKRSSGTEDRKSVSARSQGRELKEAGFSTGTTVLPTEHSGTSMDGKPEVIEELPSGRDKQLNAISPTTIISEDKQMTKERRRPKQGEENEEQNDKSLTEPDCTRIKDKELGQEIKQQNQKSRVLEHHEHKLPAQKYELEKAIRERRRIREIRAFWERDKTIPSHSEKEVGINTNASGGGALKGLRESDKIKPTAEHLPYGLDDQSKNTLRSAELRYAIVASKNECQNSFEFGQGREVRKPERTLPADGEIHESTKLAKASNIKPRVSATSASPEIKDKDGKETFKGKVGACSQQKPSFQVFSLKEKMSEKSKNQISNPSQFQSLRNFWDAGVKLQSSIDRRDVSLPNNTVHNNTSITHQKKSKEDKGRDNVSKQVLIQHQTQASEREKTEKLDSVICELPLGSLTLKGLKVTHTQNTDSVQPVKKPVISQPQEQMGLHEHEVNGRIEKSIVSSKEHPLRGSQKMQAGLQNLLRETSVCQPSELRVGMKASETVNNISQTNCSGESICQQDISQSEEVSETAERSVAPSKVSGLSSALEKLMKEASETPPPKPRRVDRTLQKTAEIQVKSTTYQHDGESLQEISESIEKSVAPPKVSGLSSALEKLQKEASETPPPKPKRMDNTLHRTAEMQVKNTTYQRDGESLQEICESIEKSVAPSKVSGLSSALEKLLKEASETPPPKPKRVDNTLHRTAEMQVKNTTYQRDGESLQEICEATEKSVAPSKVSDLSSALEKLLKEASETPPPKPKRVDSTERRTAEMQVERTTYQHDGESPQEISESIEKSVAPPKVSGLSSALEKLLKEASETPPPKPKRVDNTVQRTAEMQVKNITYKHDGESLQEISEYIEKSVAPSKVSGLSSALEKLLKEASETPPPKPKRVDNTERRTAEMQVEGTTYQHDGESPQEISESIEKSVAPPKVSGLSSALEKLQKEASETPPPKPRRVDRTLQRTAEVQVKSVTYQLNGVSLQEKTETTETSALSKAEYKLLDVNLQKLLKEVSETPAPMLENMDEKMQGKTSASQSMCRPPQEERDHPQEIEETIEKSSVSNIAKFRDFSSSLEKLLQEASEASSPVSQEKSRDRMFPLQKESLFTTMSQPYHNALTTYHTQMKTAIKSGAPEQNIEASVDIKASDLLKRNGAFNQKEQRNVPPIDLLPLEGETNTAVSKPFKVNDIGRTDESTSLDASENNLELKELLQLRRTSTPLKDESNSPQPGGARLCLAFQHEDNDEDDGDSSNLGSRFSDENSDSCSGTGSSTRSEELNPVLMALKRSADRKMPSKSLEDIPSATSNKGKINIPKEELALSAEDGLKTDQDQERNENAAGISTVPPQPDKLFSNPEKLKGLSKSVPSFLQEESDDRETDTASESSYSLGRIKKSPSSLTNLSGSSGMASLSSVSGSLMSVYSGDFGNVDVKGNIQFAIDYVEQLNELHIFICQCKDLAVADVKRQRSDPYVKTYLLPEKYKLGKRKTSVKKKTFNPVYNEILRYKIEKDLLKNQSLNISVWHNDTFGRNSFLGEVELDLGTWDWNDKSNKQINWFPLKPRTSTMALELENRGEMKLALKYVPQPTGGKKTLSTGEVHIWVKECHDLPLLRGNRLNSFIKCTILPDTSRKSRQKTRTVAKTTNPVFNHTMVYDGFRPEDLKEACIELTVWDHNKLANHFLGGLRIGLGTGRSYGTTVDWMDSTSDESALWEKMMNLPNTWVEDTLPLRMLMVAKLTK, from the exons CAAAGGAGAAACCCATTTAATTCCACTGTATCAGGTGATAACTTGAGCAGTGGAGAATCAGAAAACAGACCAGACATTCTACCTCAGCTATCAAAGAAGG AAATTTTGTCACCTTCAATAGAGAGCCAACCTAAAACAAACGTACTGAATGATGAAACTGAGACACCTAAGAAGCCTTCTGTGGAACCTACGGATGAGTCACAGAATGGACTGGTTAAGCGTCCCATCCCAAAAGCTAGAAAATTAGTTCACAAAATAACAGATCCTGTGCCACAAAGAGAAGACATTGTTCCAAAACCAGCCAAACGGACCCAGGGGGTTAATGGAACTGGTATACCTCCTAGGGGCATTCTCAAACGCAGTTCGAGTTCCAGTTCCACTGATTCAGAAGTTCGTGTTAATCAGATGTTAGATGTTCAGAGTAAGAATAGTATTCCTACTATAACTATTTTCGAAGGAGAAGTTGAGAAGAACACTCTTacagaggaagcagaagagTCCACACAAAtttcaatggaaaaattaaaacaagtgAGGTTTTCATCTAGCATAGGAAAAAGAGAATCTCTGCAAAGCCCACAGATACATCACagcaaagaaacaggagaacTTGATTTGTTAGAATCTGGTGAAATAAAGACTAGTGTAAATGATGCTGTTGGAACAGATTCACTTGGGAATAAGCAAACTTCCACTGTAAAGCCTTTGGGAACCCATTCGTCATCTGTACATGTGAAAACACATAGTTTACAGGAAGATAAGTCTGCATCCAGTCCTTGTGACACTAATGGGTCAGCCTTCCTGGTTAATAAAACATTCCAAACAAAGATCGTTACTCCTAAGAAACTTGAAACTCCACAGAAGACCTCCACCAATATCCTATCAGATAGCAATAAAGAATTGAGTGTTGATGAGACACGTGAAAATAAATCCAACCAGTCCTTGAGCCGTGAATCAAAGTCGCTCAAAAACTCTACTG ATGAACGTTTGCTTTCTGCTGAGACAAAAGCACATGAGGTATCAAACACCAAttctgcagctcttcaacaaGGTAAGCCTGATCTTGTTGAGGAACGAGATGCTAAACACACTTTCGAGCCTGACAGACATGCTGATGAATTTGTGAAAGTGGCAGATGAATCTGTATCAAAAGTCTTAGACTGGTTTAAAAGAAGTTCTGGTACTGAAGATAGGAAATCTGTATCAGCCAGATCCCAAGGCAGGGAACTCAAAGAAGCTGGCTTTTCAACTGGAACAACAGTTCTTCCTACAGAACACAGTGGAACTAGCATGGATGGAAAACCGGAAGTTATAGAAGAGTTACCATCTGGAAGGGATAAACAACTGAATGCTATTTCACCCACAACAATTATTTCAGAAGATAAACAGATGACAAAAGAGAGGAGGAGACCTAAGCAGGGGGAAGAGAATGAGGAGCAAAATGACAAATCACTAACCGAGCCTGACTGTACAAGAATCAAAGATAAAGAATTGGGTCAAGAAATCAagcaacaaaatcaaaaatcaCGTGTCTTGGAACATCATGAACACAAGCTACCAGCTCAGAAATACGAATTGGAGAAGGCgataagagaaagaagaagaataagGGAGATTAGAGCATTTtgggaaagggataaaactaTCCCCAGTCACAGCGAGAAAGAAGTTGGTATCAATACTAATGCATCAGGTGGTGGTGCCTTGAAAGGTCTCAGAGAAAGTGATAAAATAAAGCCAACTGCAGAACACCTACCTTATGGACTGGATGATCAGAGCAAGAATACATTAAGAAGTGCTGAACTGAGATATGCAATTGTGGCTTCAAAAAATGAATGTCAAAACTCTTTTGAGTTTGGACAAGGCCGTGAAGTTAGAAAACCAGAAAGAACACTTCCAGCTGATGGTGAAATTCATGAATCCACAAAATTGGCAAAAGCCAGTAACATAAAGCCTAGAGTTTCTGCCACTTCAGCTTCCCCAGAAATTAAAGATAAAGAtgggaaagaaacatttaaaggaaaagttgGTGCTTGTTCCCAACAGAAGCCCAGCTTCCAGgttttttctctaaaagaaaaaatgagtgaGAAGTCCAAAAATCAAATTTCAAATCCTTCACAGTTTCAGAGTTTGAGAAACTTCTGGGATGCTGGAGTTAAATTACAGAGTAGCATTGACAGGAGAGATGTTTCTTTGCCAAATAATACTGTTCATAATAATACTTCAATaacccaccaaaaaaaatcGAAGGAAGATAAGGGCAGAGATAATGTGAGCAAGCAAGTGTTAATCCAACATCAAACACAAGcctctgagagagaaaaaacagagaaattagaTTCTGTGATATGTGAACTGCCTCTAGGATCTCTTACCTTAAAAGGTTTGAaggtaacacacacacaaaacacagacTCTGTCCAGCCAGTCAAAAAGCCAGTTATCTCTCAACCCCAGGAACAGATGGGTCTTCATGAGCACGAAGTTAACGGACGCATAGAAAAAAGTATTGTTTCATCAAAAGAACATCCTCTCAGAGGATCTCAGAAGATGCAAGCTGGTTTGCAGAACCTGCTCAGAGAAACCTCTGTATGTCAACCTTCTGAATTAAGGGTAGGAATGAAAGCATCTGAAACAGTGAATAATATATCACAAACTAATTGTAGTGGAGAATCAATATGCCAACAAGATATCAGTCAGTCTGAAGAGGTCAGTGAGACTGCAGAGAGGTCTGTTGCCCCATCCAAGGTCAGTGGCTTGAGTTCAGCTTTAGAGAAACTGATGAAGGAAGCCTCTGAAACACCACCTCCTAAACCAAGGCGTGTGGACAGGACGTTACAGAAGACTGCTGAGATACAAGTTAAAAGCACGACCTATCAGCATGATGGAGAGTCACTGCAGGAAatcagtgagtccatagagaAGTCTGTAGCCCCACCCAAGGTCAGTGGCTTGAGCTCAGCTTTAGAGAAGCTGCAGAAGGAGGCCTCTGAAACTCCACCTCCTAAACCAAAACGTATGGACAACACATTACATAGGACTGCAGAGATGCAAGTTAAAAACACGACCTATCAGCGTGATGGAGAGTCACTGCAGGAAATCTGTGAGTCCATAGAGAAGTCTGTTGCCCCATCCAAAGTCAGTGGCTTGAGTTCAGCTTTAGAGAAGCTCCTGAAGGAGGCTTCTGAAACCCCACCACCTAAACCAAAACGTGTGGACAACACATTACATAGGACTGCAGAGATGCAAGTTAAAAACACGACCTATCAGCGTGATGGAGAGTCACTGCAGGAAATCTGTGAGGCCACAGAGAAGTCTGTAGCCCCATCCAAAGTCAGTGATTTGAGTTCAGCTTTAGAGAAGCTGCTGAAAGAGGCCTCTGAAACACCACCTCCTAAACCAAAACGTGTGGACAGCACAGAACGAAGGACTGCAGAAATGCAAGTTGAAAGAACTACCTACCAGCATGATGGAGAGTCACCACAAGAAATCAGTGAATCCATAGAGAAGTCTGTAGCCCCACCCAAGGTCAGTGGTTTGAGCTCAGCTTTAgagaagctgctgaaggaggCCTCTGAAACTCCACCTCCTAAACCAAAACGTGTGGACAACACAGTACAGAGGACTGCTGAGATGCAAGTTAAAAACATTACCTATAAGCATGATGGAGAGTCACTGCAGGAAATCAGTGAGTACATAGAGAAGTCTGTTGCCCCATCCAAAGTCAGTGGCTTGAGTTCAGCTTTAGAGAAGCTCCTGAAGGAGGCTTCTGAAACCCCACCACCTAAACCAAAACGTGTGGACAACACAGAACGAAGGACTGCAGAGATGCAAGTTGAAGGAACTACCTACCAGCACGATGGAGAGTCACCACAAGAAatcagtgagtccatagagaAATCTGTAGCCCCACCCAAGGTCAGTGGTTTGAGTTCAGCTTTAGAGAAGCTGCAGAAGGAGGCCTCTGAAACACCACCTCCTAAACCAAGGCGTGTGGACAGGACGTTACAGAGGACAGCTGAGGTGCAAGTTAAAAGTGTGACCTACCAACTCAATGGAGTGTCACTGCAGGAGAAGACTGAGACCACAGAAACATCTGCACTGTCCAAGGCTGAATATAAACTACTTGATGTTAACTTGCAAAAATTACTGAAAGAGGTCTCTGAAACACCAGCTCCTATGCTGGAGAACATGGATGAAAAGATGCAAGGTAAAACGTCAGCTAGTCAAAGTATGTGTCGTCCTCCTCAAGAAGAGAGAGATCACCCTcaagaaatagaagaaacaaTAGAAAAATCTTCTGTTTCAAATATTGCAAAATTCAGAGATTTCAGTAGCTCGTTAGAAAAACTCCTTCAAGAAGCATCTGAAGCTTCATCTCCGGTATCGCAAGAGAAGTCTAGGGATCGTATGTTTCCATTACAAAAAGAGTCTCTGTTCACAACAATGTCACAGCCTTATCATAATGCTTTAACTACTTATCATACACAGATGAAGACCGCTATCAAGAGTGGAGCTCCAGAACAGAATATCGAGGCTTCAGTAGATATTAAAGCTTCTGACCTACTTAAAAGAAATGGGGCTTTTAAtcaaaaagaacagagaaatgtgCCTCCAATAGATCTCCTTCCCCTGGAAGGAGAGACTAATACAGCTGTGAGCAAGCCATTCAAGGTAAATGACATAGGAAGGACAGATGAAAGCACATCCTTGGATGCctctgaaaataatttagaattAAAAGAACTGTTGCAATTGAGAAGAACAAGCACACCTCTTAAAGATGAGAGTAATTCCCCCCAGCCAGGAGGAGCTCGACTCTGCCTGGCCTTTCAGCATGAGGATAATGATGAAGATGATGGTGACAGCTCAAATTTGGGATCCAGGTTTTCAGATGAAAACTCTGATTCCTGTTCTGGAACCGGTAGTTCAACTC GTTCAGAAGAATTAAATCCTGTTTTGATGGCTTTGAAAAGGAGTGCAGATAGGAAAATGCCTTCCAAAAGTCTAGAGGACATTCCATCAGCCACCTCAA ataaaggaaaaataaatattccaaaGGAAGAATTAGCTCTTAGTGCTGAAGATG GTCTGAAAACTGATCAGGATCAAGAGAGGAATGAAAATGCAGCAGGAA TCTCCACAGTGCCTCCGCAGCCTGATAAGCTGTTTTCCAATCCTGAAAAACTCAAAGGACTGAGCAAGTCAGTACCGTCGTTCCTGCAGGAAGAG AGTGATGACAGAGAGACAGATACAGCATCAGAAAGCAGTTATTCCCTTGGCAGAATCAAGAAGAGTCCCAGCTCTCTAACCAATCTTAGCGGTTCTTCTGGCATGGCCTCCTTATCCTCT GTGAGCGGAAGCTTAATGAGCGTCTATAGTGGAGACTTCGGCAATGTTGACGTGAAGGGGAACATTCAGTTTGCTATTGATTACGTAGAACAGCTGAACGAGCTCCACATCTTTATTTGCCAGTGTAAAGACTTGGCAGTGGCAGATGTCAAGAGGCAACGTTCAGACCC GTATGTGAAGACCTACCTGCTTCCAGAGAAATACAAGCTGGGCAAACGGAAGACctctgtgaaaaagaaaacttttaatcCGGTTTATAATGAAATACTGCGG TATAAAATTGAGAAGGATCTCCTGAAGAACCAAAGCCTTAATATCTCTGTCTGGCACAACGATACCTTTGGGAGGAACAGCTTCCTTGGTGAAGTAGAGCTGGATTTAGGAACTTGGGACTGGAATGATAAATCCAACAAGCAGATCAACTGGTTTCCACTCAAGCCAAGG aCTTCAACAATGGCTCTAGAACTAGAAAACAGAGGGGAGATGAAACTAGCCCTCAAGTATGTTCCACAACCTACTGGAG gAAAGAAGACTCTGTCCACTGGTGAGGTCCACATCTGGGTGAAGGAATGCCATGACCTTCCTCTTCTGAGGGGCAACAGGCTCAACTCTTTTATCAAGTG TACCATTCTTCCAGATACTAGCAGAAAAAGTCGccagaaaacaagaacagtGGCAAAAACTACAAACCCAGTATTCAACCATACCATGGTCTATGATGGCTTTAGGCCAGAAGATTTGAAAGAAGCCTGCATAGAACTCACAGTCTGGGATCACAACAAACTTGCCAACCACTTTCTGGGAGGTCTCAGGATAGGCCTTGGAACAG GCAGAAGCTATGGAACTACAGTAGACTGGATGGATTCCACTTCAGATGAAAGTGCCCTGTGGGAGAAGATGATGAACTTGCCAAACACATGGGTAGAAGATACGCTACCTCTGAGGATGCTAATGGTTGCAAAACTGACAAAATAA
- the LOC106039878 gene encoding transmembrane protein 126A has translation MTGREFFELDSPAQRLYLERIKRMEIIQKLLNELPKTDQNLCNHGSYFLAGNSSLCGLTANNYFRKILNVRKAAIVSALPMAVIPFLSTAAVYEVFVREPLFAGELNCEVCTVVRGGLVGAVVGGLYPIIMALPVNASLAARYASAPLPGKENLLRFWLMVSQPVFRKMSFGVLIQVLTGLYLATKHHGIYIKILENMNPSRDPEELQD, from the exons ATGACAGGAAGAGAATTTTTTGAACTAGATTCTCCGGCGCAGAGACTATATTTGGAAAGAATAAAGCGGATGGAAATCATACAGAAGTTGCTAAATGAGCTTCCTAAAACAGACCA GAACCTTTGCAATCATGGATCATACTTCCTTGCAGGAAATTCAAGCTTATGCGGCTTAACAGCAAATAATTACTTCAGGAAGATCCTAAACGTCAGAAAGGCTGCCATAGTGTCTGCTTTGCCAATGGCTGTTATCCCATTTCTCTCAACAGCAGCAGTTTATGAAGTCTTTGTGCGCGAACCTTTATTTGCAG GTGAGCTGAACTGTGAAGTCTGCACCGTGGTCAGAGGAGGATTAGTAGGGGCTGTTGTGGGTGGTCTCTATCCTATTATCATGGCTCTCCCTGTGAATGCAAGCCTTGCGGCCAG gtATGCTTCAGCTCCCTTGCCAGGGAAAGAGAACTTACTACGCTTCTGGCTTATGgtttctcagcctgtctttagGAAGATGAGTTTTGGTGTGCTGATACAGGTTCTGACTGGATTGTATCTCGCCACTAAGCATCATGGAATATACATCAAAATACTAGAGAACATGAATCCAAGCAGGGATCCTGAAGAGCTACAAGACTGA
- the CCDC89 gene encoding coiled-coil domain-containing protein 89 isoform X2, producing MAQDEREAGKASPTSDPEVGKDREDLTKGPEVLCEGPEEERSEKALLRARLEEQHRLICVLKKKADDARKRCKGLEQLNTELEKLRLEDAVKLKTQTQRIRHLEERFMDLASNHEKMIYFKNEHKKQNTQLWEENQRLRQENETLFSQALQEKEAEVFQLTAKAQNLSQQLDSLHKKCAYESRRAQERVKELLEAQSQQASAHAWEVDSLKQQLQCLQEEHQQLAAQVEHGESQQKAQDSELQAKLERANEEKEQLLNLAMERGKALQDKQREIVQLGKRLESAERARLRAEKRFVKDTAANYDQMVQELQQELESSKQAYSELSLQFDAYKKHSMALLAKEKELNVKLRHFKV from the coding sequence ATGGCTCAGGATGAGAGAGAAGCAGGGAAGGCCAGCCCCACAAGCGACCCGGAGGTGGGCAAGGACAGGGAAGATCTGACAAAAGGCCCGGAGGTGCTCTGCGAAGGCCCTGAAgaggagaggagtgagaagGCTCTGCTGCGGGCGCGCCTGGAAGAGCAGCATCGCCTCATCTGTGtgctgaagaagaaagcagatgaCGCACGCAAGCGCTGCAAAGGCCTGGAGCAGCTCAACACGGAACTGGAGAAACTGAGGCTGGAGGACGCCGtgaaactgaaaacacagaCCCAACGCATCCGGCACTTGGAGGAGCGCTTCATGGACCTGGCCAGCAACCACGAGAAAATGATCTACTTCAAGAATgagcacaagaagcagaacacGCAGCTGTGGGAGGAGAATCAGCGCCTGCGGCAGGAGAACGAGACTCTCTTTAGCCAAGCCCTGCAGGAGAAGGAAGCCGAAGTGTTCCAGCTCACTGCCAAGGCCCAAAATCTCTCGCAGCAGTTAGACTCCTTACACAAGAAATGCGCTTACGAGAGTCGCAGAGCCCAGGAGCGTgtgaaggagctgctggaagctCAGAGCCAGCAGGCGAGTGCCCATGCCTGGGAGGTCGATTcgctgaagcagcagctgcagtgcctCCAGGAGGAGCACCAACAACTTGCCGCGCAGGTAGAGCACGGAGAGAGCCAGCAGAAGGCTCAGGATAGCGAGCTGCAGGCCAAGCTGGAGAGGGCAAatgaggagaaagagcagctgCTGAACCTGGCCATGGAGAGGGGCAAAGCCCTGCAGGACAAGCAGCGGGAGATCGTGCAGCTGGGGAAGAGGCTGGAGAGTGCGGAGAGAGCCAGGCTGCGAGCAGAGAAGCGCTTTGTGAAAGACACAGCAGCAAACTATGATCAGATGGTCCAGGAGCTCCAGCAAGAGCTAGAGAGCAGCAAGCAGGCGTACAGCGAACTCTCGCTGCAGTTCGATGCCTACAAAAAGCACAGTATGGCTTTACTGGCCAAAGAAAAAGAGCTGAACGTCAAACTCCGTCACTTTAAAGTGTga